From the genome of Candidatus Kapaibacterium sp., one region includes:
- a CDS encoding DUF721 domain-containing protein, translated as MEREARSLAEVLQQFLQEQGLQEVLYMARLPKVWAEVVGTPAARSSTIRSFANGELVVEVAVPAWRMELHMRAEELRRRLNERLGRELVRRLVIR; from the coding sequence ATGGAGCGAGAAGCACGATCGTTAGCCGAGGTCTTGCAGCAGTTTCTCCAGGAGCAAGGGCTCCAGGAAGTGCTGTACATGGCTCGCCTACCAAAGGTCTGGGCTGAGGTCGTCGGGACCCCTGCAGCACGCAGTAGCACTATCCGGAGCTTCGCTAATGGAGAGCTCGTTGTGGAGGTTGCTGTCCCAGCATGGCGAATGGAGCTCCACATGCGGGCAGAGGAGCTCAGGAGACGGCTCAACGAGCGGCTTGGGCGAGAGCTCGTGCGTCGGCTTGTTATCCGATAA